AAATGCCTCGGAAATTTCCTTGATTGCCGAAATCAGTCGCCTTACGTCATTTTCGTCGTTAAATACCCCAAAGCTCGCCCTCACGGCGCCTCTTTTTTCGGTACCAACTGTCTCATGACCAAGTGGAGTACAATGATAACCAGCCCTCACAGCGATTTGATATTGTTGATCTAAAATGAATGCAATCTCTGCAGCGTCTGCCCCTTTTATATTAAACGCAACCAGACCAACCCGTTCAATCGACAAGTCAGGTCCATATACTTCTACTCCGTCTATCTTCATTAATTCCTCAAGGGTCAATTTTGTTAACGACCATTCTTGATGATGAATGTGCTCAATCCCAGTTTCTAATACGAACGATACACCAGCACCAAGCCCCGCAATACCAACTGTATTAGCTGTTCCGCTTTCATAGCGATCTGGTCTGGTCCTCGGCTGTTCAATAGCCTCGGATTGGCTTCCAGTTCCACCATGTAGTAATGGTTCCAGCTCTATCTCATCTCTGGCAAATAAACATCCCGTTCCTTGTGGTCCATATAAACCTTTATGTCCAGGAAAAGCTAACATATCAATCTTCATGTTGGTAACATCTATTGGGAGGACACCTGCTGTTTGAGAAGCATCCACCAAGAAAGTAACCTGATGAAGATCACACAGTTCCCCAAGCTCCTTAATTGGTAAAATAACGCCCGTCAGATTGGAAGCATGGCTAACCACAAGCAGCTTGGTTTCTTTTCGAAATGCTTGGGCAAAATCCTCAGCATAAAACAGCCGATCTTCACGCGGACTGACATATGTAATTTCAATTCCAAGCTTCGCCCGCAAATATTCAAGTGGTCTGCGTACAGAATTATGTTCAATAGATGATGTTACCACATGATCCCCTGGCTGTAGGAAGCCTTTTATCGCCTGATTAAGCGCTTGAGTCGCATTTTGGTAAAAAAAGAGGTTATTCGGGTTCTCAATCCCAAACAACCTTGCGAGTTGTATACGCGTCCGAAACAACGCTTTGCTGGCCTTCATCGCCAGTGCATGTCCTCCACGACCAGGATTGGCTGCGTATTCATCTATTACTTCTATCATAACGTCTTTTACCTGAGGTGGTTTCGGCCAAGAAGATGCGGCATTATCCAAATAAGTCACTGACATAGGAAATCCCCTTTACTCTTCTATTTGCAAAATATCAAGAATACGTTGCAGGTCGTCATCGGAGTAAAATTCTATTTCTATCTTTCCCTTTTTATTCGTTTTATTGATTTGAACACCCGTTCCAAAGCGATTCTGTAGACGTTGCTCCCATTGTACGTATACCTTTTCCTTTGTAACAGGCTTTTTCTTTTTGGTTTCACGTGAAACATGTAGCTGTTTCACCGTTTCCTCCAATTGGCGGACTGTCCACTCGTACCTAATAACTTCGCAAGCCAGTTTCCATTGTAAATCTGCGTTTTCTACAGGAATCAACGCTCTCGCATGTCCCATGGATAAGGAAGACGTAGCTACTAGTTCTTTTATTTTATCAGGCAATTGTAACAACCGCATGATGTTTGTTACGTGCGGACGACTTTTGCCTACTTTTTGTGCTAATTCCTCTTGGGTATAGGAACAATGCTCCATTAATTTAAAATACGCTTCTGCTTCTTCCATCGGATTTAAATTTTCCCGTTGCAGATTTTCAATGAGGGCAAGCTCCATAATCTGTTGGTCTGTATAGCTTTTGATCACAACAGGGACTTTCTTTAAACCTGCTAATTTAGCAGCACGCAGACGCCGTTCTCCCGCCACCAACTCATATCCTTTAATACTTTTCCGGACGATTAAAGGCTGAATAATGCCATGAATCTTGATAGATTCCCCTAGTTCTTGTAGAGCAGTTGGTTCAAACTCTTTACGAGGCTGGTATGGATTGGGACGGATCTCGCTGATTTCGACGTCTGTAACTTGCTCGCTCTCTTCAATTAAATTAGAGGTGATTAAGGCGCCTAACCCTTTTCCCAAGCGTTTACTCATATACCGACCACTTCCTTAGCCAATTCAGTATAAACTTCGGCCCCTCTCGAACGTGGATCATAGCTGATAATTGCTTGTCCATGCGATGGTGCTTCACTCAGTCGCACATTGCGTGGAATAATTGTTTGATACACTTTATCTTGGAAGTATTTCTTTACCTCGTCAATCACTTGAATGCCTAAATTCGTACGCGCATCTAGCATCGTTAACAATACGCCTTCGATAGCTAGATTAGCATTTAAGTGCTTTTGAACTAATCGGACCGTATTTAACAGTTGACTAAGCCCCTCTAGCGCATAATATTCACATTGAATTGGAATGATCACAGAATCAGAGGCTGTCAGTGAATTGACTGTAAGAATCCCCAAAGACGGAGGGCAATCTATAATAACAAAGTCATAGTTATCTTTAACAACCTCTAGTGCCTTCTTTAAACGAATTTCTCGTGAAATGGTAGGTACCAACTCTATTTCTGCACCTGCTAATTGTATCGTAGCAGGGATAATAGATAACCCTTCAATCTCAGTAGGCAGAGTTGTCTCAATCGGACTGATATCATTAATTAGGACATCGTATACGCAATAACGCACATCGGCTTTATTAATACCAACACCACTTGTAGCATTACCTTGTGGATCGATATCCACTAATAAAACCTTTTTGCCTATACTAGCCAAGCAAGCGCTTAGATTTACAGCAGTTGTTGTCTTACCAACGCCGCCTTTCTGATTGGCTACTGCAATTACTTTCCCCAAAATCTCCACCTCATTTGTACATGTTACTTGTGAGAGCAGCTTGTCGTATTCCTGACGCTGTTCGCGCAAAATTAGCTGTTTTTAAGAACGATTTTGTTGATAAAGTACACATTTTAGATGATGCCGGTATTCCATATATACATAATAATACAGAAAAAGAAAGGCGGCCCATGCCGCTTTATGACTAAGGTTTTTGATTTTTAGGGATACGAATCGTAAATTGATAATATTCATCGTAATCCTCTTCATTGGTTTCCACAGGTAACCCCGTCTGAATAACCATATCAATTGATTGACGCACAGTATTGATGGCAATGCGTGAATCACGTGAAAAGGCCTTAAATCTCCCCCGCTTTTCCTTCTCAGGTTTAGGATTTTCCATCATTTCTAACAATTGTTTCACTCTAGTTTCTGTTTGCTTCACATTAAGCTCACGCAGGGAAATCTCTTCTAACACCTTCATTTGTAGCTCTGCATCCTTTAGCGGTATCAAAGCACGCGCATGACGCTCCGTAATCCGTCTTGCCATCAGAGCTTCTTGAATCTGTTGTGGTAAGTGTAAAAGACGTAATTTATTAGCGATGGTTGATTGTCCTTTACCTAACCGTTGGGCTAAGCTCTCCTGCGTTAGATTATGAAGGTCAATGAGTTTTTGATAGGCATATGCCTCTTCAATGGCAGTTAGGCCTTCACGTTGTAAATTTTCAATTAAAGCAATAGAAGCTGTCTGTGTATCATTAAAATCTTTTACAATAGCGGGTATCCGTTCCATACCGAGCTTCTTCGATGCACGCCATCTACGCTCTCCCGCAATGATCTCAAACTGGTTGTTACGAACACGAACTACGATTGGTTGAATAATACCATGTGTCTTAATTGTTTGGCATAATTCTTCAATTTTTCCATCGTCAAATACAGTTCTAGGCTGATAAGGATTGGGGACAATCTCATCAACTGGGATTTGTTTAATCTCCTCGTTTTCCGCTTTATCGGAGAGACCAAACAAACGTGAAAATTGATTTTTTACTGTCATTCTGAAATCCCCCACTTCTTTACACACTGTTAGAAAAACTCATGGTGGCCAATTCTTTGATGTTGGCCAAAATGTAGCGATGATAGAGCCTTAGGTTTATCTACTTATCCATGATTTATCGCTTTACAAGCAAAGAGAGAAGAACATGGACATCTCTTCTCTGACTTAAGGCTTTTGTTACTATACATTTCGCACAGGACGATGACAGGTAGAACCCGCACCTCTATGCTTCAAAGTATTCTTCATAATAAGCTTAAATCCTGCCGACAAAACAGATAATCTTTGTGTTTCACGTGAAACATGACGACGTCCTATTTCTCTTCCATATGTCTTTTTTCTCTTTATACGTTTTACTTTTGATACCTCTTCTTTTTTCACTTCATCTTCTTCATCCAGGTAGCTCAGGTGGAAATACTTCTTGAATAATAGCATCCATGTACCGCTCCCCCCTCTCCTACAGACACAGGAACTGATTCACGTTAGGAGGTAACAAAATATGGATGCAGTATCTCTCTTTGTATAACGGCTAATTGAGCTAAAACTTTTCCTGTTTTCTTTTATTTTTATGTGAAAAGTGGAATGATTTATCCCTCATATGCTCACATACAAAAAAGAAGTTAGCCCCTTTTGGGAACCAACTTCTCCGTTATATACATGCTTTAGTTAGCTACTATAGTAATGGTTTTTTAGCCGGGATGCCTGGACGACGGGGATACGTTTTGGGAGTTGTCTCTATTTTGTTGATGAGGATTATATTTCTCTCTCCCGCTTCGTCAGGTAGCTCAAAACTCTCCACCTTACGTGTTTTACCACCAAGTAACTTAATAGCCCGCTTCGCCTCGTTCAGTTCAAGCGTAACATCTTGCCCCTTCATGGAGGCGAACAATCCATTTGGTTTAACTAAAGGCAGACAAAACTCTGCTAATAAATTCAATCGTGCTACTGCTCTCGCTGATACGATATCAAATTGTTCACGGTACTTTTTATCCTGCCCAATCTCTTCCGCTCTTCCATGTACAGGATACAAATCGGTTAAACCTAGTTCAGTACCAACATGACTTAGGAAGTTCATACGTTTTTGCAAGGAATCAATGATGGTCATCTGTAAATGGGGAAAGCAAATTTTAAGCGGAATGCTTGGAAAACCAGCTCCTCCCCCTACATCGGCCATCTTTTTCATATCTTGTAACGGGACATAGAACGCTAAAGAAATCGAGTCATAAAAGTGCTTATTATATACCTCATCCTCTTCTGTAATGCCCGTTAAATTCATTTTTTCGTTCCATTCCACCAATAAACGATAATATTGATCAAACTGATCCAATTGTTCGGAAGTAAGCACAATCCCCTGTTCTTGTAGGCGTGCAGAAAAATCCTGTTTGCTCATTCCAGTCTCCTCTATTCAGCGGCTTGGTTTAGCATGCGATGAAATTGCTCCATATAAATCATTAATACAGAGATATCAGCTGGCGTTACACCGGAAATACGTGATGCTTGACCAATGTTTAGTGGACGAATTTTTTGTAGCTTTTCACGTGCTTCTTTCGACATACCGGAAATAACTGTATAGTCGATACTTTTCGGAATGAGCTTTTCCTCCACTTTTTTCATTTTTTCTACTTGAGCTAATGATTTACGGATATATCCGTCGTATTTGACTTGAATTTCTACCTGCTCACGCACATCTATATTTAACTCTTCTGGCGCAGGAGAAATACGGTGGATATGCTCATACGTTATCTCTGGGCGACGTAATAATTGAGCCAGATCAATAACCTCTGTAAGTTCAGGTGTACCTGCCTCTCGAATTACTTCCTGTGCTAATTCATTTTCTGGACGAATCCGAGTTGAATGTAAACGTTCCTTTTCCTTTGCCACTAGCTCACGTTTTTGTTGAAAATGTCTGTAGCGTTCTTCACTAATTAAACCAATTTCGTAACCAACGTCAGTTAAACGCATATCTGCATTATCATGACGAAGCAATAGACGGTATTCTGCACGAGA
This is a stretch of genomic DNA from Brevibacillus laterosporus DSM 25. It encodes these proteins:
- a CDS encoding ParB/RepB/Spo0J family partition protein, with protein sequence MSKRLGKGLGALITSNLIEESEQVTDVEISEIRPNPYQPRKEFEPTALQELGESIKIHGIIQPLIVRKSIKGYELVAGERRLRAAKLAGLKKVPVVIKSYTDQQIMELALIENLQRENLNPMEEAEAYFKLMEHCSYTQEELAQKVGKSRPHVTNIMRLLQLPDKIKELVATSSLSMGHARALIPVENADLQWKLACEVIRYEWTVRQLEETVKQLHVSRETKKKKPVTKEKVYVQWEQRLQNRFGTGVQINKTNKKGKIEIEFYSDDDLQRILDILQIEE
- the rsmG gene encoding 16S rRNA (guanine(527)-N(7))-methyltransferase RsmG; protein product: MSKQDFSARLQEQGIVLTSEQLDQFDQYYRLLVEWNEKMNLTGITEEDEVYNKHFYDSISLAFYVPLQDMKKMADVGGGAGFPSIPLKICFPHLQMTIIDSLQKRMNFLSHVGTELGLTDLYPVHGRAEEIGQDKKYREQFDIVSARAVARLNLLAEFCLPLVKPNGLFASMKGQDVTLELNEAKRAIKLLGGKTRKVESFELPDEAGERNIILINKIETTPKTYPRRPGIPAKKPLL
- a CDS encoding aminotransferase class V-fold PLP-dependent enzyme, with product MSVTYLDNAASSWPKPPQVKDVMIEVIDEYAANPGRGGHALAMKASKALFRTRIQLARLFGIENPNNLFFYQNATQALNQAIKGFLQPGDHVVTSSIEHNSVRRPLEYLRAKLGIEITYVSPREDRLFYAEDFAQAFRKETKLLVVSHASNLTGVILPIKELGELCDLHQVTFLVDASQTAGVLPIDVTNMKIDMLAFPGHKGLYGPQGTGCLFARDEIELEPLLHGGTGSQSEAIEQPRTRPDRYESGTANTVGIAGLGAGVSFVLETGIEHIHHQEWSLTKLTLEELMKIDGVEVYGPDLSIERVGLVAFNIKGADAAEIAFILDQQYQIAVRAGYHCTPLGHETVGTEKRGAVRASFGVFNDENDVRRLISAIKEISEAFYVG
- a CDS encoding ParA family protein, with the protein product MGKVIAVANQKGGVGKTTTAVNLSACLASIGKKVLLVDIDPQGNATSGVGINKADVRYCVYDVLINDISPIETTLPTEIEGLSIIPATIQLAGAEIELVPTISREIRLKKALEVVKDNYDFVIIDCPPSLGILTVNSLTASDSVIIPIQCEYYALEGLSQLLNTVRLVQKHLNANLAIEGVLLTMLDARTNLGIQVIDEVKKYFQDKVYQTIIPRNVRLSEAPSHGQAIISYDPRSRGAEVYTELAKEVVGI
- the noc gene encoding nucleoid occlusion protein, which codes for MTVKNQFSRLFGLSDKAENEEIKQIPVDEIVPNPYQPRTVFDDGKIEELCQTIKTHGIIQPIVVRVRNNQFEIIAGERRWRASKKLGMERIPAIVKDFNDTQTASIALIENLQREGLTAIEEAYAYQKLIDLHNLTQESLAQRLGKGQSTIANKLRLLHLPQQIQEALMARRITERHARALIPLKDAELQMKVLEEISLRELNVKQTETRVKQLLEMMENPKPEKEKRGRFKAFSRDSRIAINTVRQSIDMVIQTGLPVETNEEDYDEYYQFTIRIPKNQKP